In the genome of Mycteria americana isolate JAX WOST 10 ecotype Jacksonville Zoo and Gardens chromosome 7, USCA_MyAme_1.0, whole genome shotgun sequence, one region contains:
- the ABCF3 gene encoding ATP-binding cassette sub-family F member 3 isoform X1: MASCADILRSEFPDLDGEVFAYVTGILHASGADFESVDELVEAVGELLREVSQDGKDDGAIREICQRLFNTLQLDEGRAQRCSQVLLDAPIQLSQITDGYTDANADLLPGLLLKRGQTSMVNAKKLEKAEARLKAKQDKRMERDSLKSSGPLVLEEASASQAASKKETRMESSGKNKSYDVRIENFDVSFGERVLLAGADLNLAFGRRYGLVGRNGLGKTTLLKMIASRSLRIPLHISILHVEQEVAGDETPALQSVLECDTTRESLLREERDLTAKINAGRGEGTEGARLSEIYAKLEEIEADKAPARASVILAGLGFNANMQQQTTKEFSGGWRMRLALARALFARPDLLLLDEPTNMLDVRAILWLETYLQTWQSTILVVSHDRNFLNAVATDIIHLHSQRLDTYRGDFENFMKIKEERLKNQQREYEAQQQYREHIQVFIDRFRYNANRASQVQSKLKLLEKLPELKPVDKESEVIMKFPDGFEKFSPPVLQLDEVDFYYNPSHYIFRSLSISADLESRICVVGENGAGKSTMLKILMGELAPVRGIRHAHRNLKIGYFSQHHVDQLDLNISAVELLARKFPGKTEEEYRHQLGSYGVSGDLAVRPVASLSGGQKSRVAFAQMTMSCPNFYILDEPTNHLDMETIEALAKALNKFRGGVILVSHDERFIRLVCQELWVCENTTVTRIEGGFDQYRDILKEQFQKEGFL, encoded by the exons ATGGCGTCGTGCGCCGACATCCTCCGCAGCGAGTTCCCCGACCTGGACGGCGAGGTCTTCGCTTACGTGACGG GGATCCTGCACGCCAGCGGGGCGGACTTCGAGTCGGTGGACGAGCTGGTGGAGGCGGTGGGGGAGCTGCTGCGGGAGGTGTCGCAGGACGGCAAGGACGACGGCGCCATCCGGGAGATCTGCCAGCGCCTCTTCAACACCCTGCAGCT GGACGAGGGCCGGGCCCAGCGCTGCAGCCAGGTGCTGCTGGACGCCCCCATCCAGCTCTCCCAGATCACCGACGGATACA CAGATGCCAACGCGGACCTGCTGCCGGGGCTGTTGCTGAAGAGAGGCCAGACCTCG ATGGTGAATGCAAAGAAACTGGAGAAGGCGGAAGCCAGGCTGAAAGCCAAGCAGGACAAGAGGATGGAGCGGGATTCCCTGAAGTCATCTGGTCCTCT GGTCCTTGAGGAGGCATCTGCCAGCCAAGCTGCCAGCAAGAAGGAGACTCGCATGGAGTCATCAGGCAAGAACAAGTCATATGATGTGCGCATCGAGAACTTCGATGTGTCCTTCGGTGAGCG TGTCCTACTGGCGGGAGCAGACCTGAACCTGGCGTTTGGACGGCGCTACGGGCTGGTGGGCAGGAACGGGCTGGGGAAGACCACGCTGTTGAAGATGATTGCCAGCCGGAGCCTGCGCATCCCCTTGCACATCAGCATCCTCCACGTggagcaggaggtggcaggggacGAGACGCCGGCGCTGCAGAGTGTGCTGGAGTGTGACACCACTCGTGAGAGTCTGCTGCGGGAGGAGAGGGATCTGACGGCTAAGATTAATGCTGGCAG GGGAGAAGGGACAGAAGGTGCCAGGTTATCGGAGATCTATGCGAAGCTGGAGGAGATTGAGGCAGACAAGGCCCCAGCGAG GGCATCCGTCATTCTCGCTGGGCTGGGCTTTAATGCAAACATGCAACAACAGACAACCAA AGAGTTTTCCGGAGGCTGGAGAATGAGACTGGCCTTAGCCAGAGCCCTGTTTGCCAG GCCAGATCTCCTTCTGCTGGATG aGCCAACGAACATGCTGGACGTGAGGGCCATTCTGTGGCTCGAGACCTACCTGCAG ACCTGGCAATCAACCATCCTCGTGGTGTCCCACGACAGGAACTTCCTGAACGCGGTGGCCACGGACATCATCCACCTGCACTCGCAGCGGCTGGACACATACCGTGGGGACTTTGAGAACTTCATGAAGATCAAGGAGGAGCGGCTGAAGAACCAGCAGCGAGAGTACGAAGCCCAGCAGCAGTACCGCGAGCACATCCAG GTTTTCATCGACCGTTTTCGCTACAATGCCAACCGAGCATCCCAAGTGCAGAGCAAGCTCAAGCTGTTGGAGAAGCT GCCAGAGCTGAAACCTGTGGACAAAGAGTCTGAGGTGATCATGAA GTTCCCCGATGGCTTTGAGAAGTTCTCCCCCCCAGTCCTGCAGCTAGACGAAGTAGACTTCTATTACAACCCAAGTCACTACATCTTTCGTTCCCTCTCCATCTCTGCTGACCTGGAGTCCCGCATCTGTGTG gTTGGGGAAAACGGAGCTGGCAAGTCCACCATGCTAAAGATCTTAATGGGGGAGCTGGCACCAGTCAGAGGGATCAGACATGCTCACAG AAACCTAAAGATTGGGTATTTCAGCCAGCACCATGTGGATCAACTGGACTTGAACATCAGTGCTGTAGAGTTGCTGGCAAGAAAGTTCCCAG GGAAGACGGAGGAGGAGTACCGGCATCAGCTGGGGAGCTACGGCGTCTCGGGGGACCTGGCTGTGCGTCCCGTGGCCAGCCTGTCTGGAGGTCAGAAGAGTCGCGTGGCCTTTGCCCAGATGACTATGTCCTG TCCAAACTTCTACATCCTGGATGAGCCAACAAATCACCTGGACATGGAGACCATCGAGGCGCTGGCAAAGGCACTGAATAAGTTCCGG GGTGGTGTAATTCTGGTGTCCCACGACGAGCGCTTCATCCGCCTGGTGTGCCAGGAGCTGTGGGTGTGCGAGAACACCACCGTGACCCGCATCGAGGGCGGCTTTGACCAGTACAGAGACATCCTGAAGGAGCAGTTCCAGAAGGAGGGTTTCCTATAA
- the ABCF3 gene encoding ATP-binding cassette sub-family F member 3 isoform X4 encodes MASCADILRSEFPDLDGEVFAYVTGILHASGADFESVDELVEAVGELLREVSQDGKDDGAIREICQRLFNTLQLDEGRAQRCSQVLLDAPIQLSQITDGYTDANADLLPGLLLKRGQTSMVNAKKLEKAEARLKAKQDKRMERDSLKSSGPLVLEEASASQAASKKETRMESSGKNKSYDVRIENFDVSFGERVLLAGADLNLAFGRRYGLVGRNGLGKTTLLKMIASRSLRIPLHISILHVEQEVAGDETPALQSVLECDTTRESLLREERDLTAKINAGRGEGTEGARLSEIYAKLEEIEADKAPARASVILAGLGFNANMQQQTTKEFSGGWRMRLALARALFARPDLLLLDEPTNMLDVRAILWLETYLQTWQSTILVVSHDRNFLNAVATDIIHLHSQRLDTYRGDFENFMKIKEERLKNQQREYEAQQQYREHIQVFIDRFRYNANRASQVQSKLKLLEKLPELKPVDKESEVIMKFPDGFEKFSPPVLQLDEVDFYYNPSHYIFRSLSISADLESRICVVGENGAGKSTMLKILMGELAPVRGIRHAHRNLKIGYFSQHHVDQLDLNISAVELLARKFPGKTEEEYRHQLGSYGVSGDLAVRPVASLSGVQTSTSWMSQQITWTWRPSRRWQRH; translated from the exons ATGGCGTCGTGCGCCGACATCCTCCGCAGCGAGTTCCCCGACCTGGACGGCGAGGTCTTCGCTTACGTGACGG GGATCCTGCACGCCAGCGGGGCGGACTTCGAGTCGGTGGACGAGCTGGTGGAGGCGGTGGGGGAGCTGCTGCGGGAGGTGTCGCAGGACGGCAAGGACGACGGCGCCATCCGGGAGATCTGCCAGCGCCTCTTCAACACCCTGCAGCT GGACGAGGGCCGGGCCCAGCGCTGCAGCCAGGTGCTGCTGGACGCCCCCATCCAGCTCTCCCAGATCACCGACGGATACA CAGATGCCAACGCGGACCTGCTGCCGGGGCTGTTGCTGAAGAGAGGCCAGACCTCG ATGGTGAATGCAAAGAAACTGGAGAAGGCGGAAGCCAGGCTGAAAGCCAAGCAGGACAAGAGGATGGAGCGGGATTCCCTGAAGTCATCTGGTCCTCT GGTCCTTGAGGAGGCATCTGCCAGCCAAGCTGCCAGCAAGAAGGAGACTCGCATGGAGTCATCAGGCAAGAACAAGTCATATGATGTGCGCATCGAGAACTTCGATGTGTCCTTCGGTGAGCG TGTCCTACTGGCGGGAGCAGACCTGAACCTGGCGTTTGGACGGCGCTACGGGCTGGTGGGCAGGAACGGGCTGGGGAAGACCACGCTGTTGAAGATGATTGCCAGCCGGAGCCTGCGCATCCCCTTGCACATCAGCATCCTCCACGTggagcaggaggtggcaggggacGAGACGCCGGCGCTGCAGAGTGTGCTGGAGTGTGACACCACTCGTGAGAGTCTGCTGCGGGAGGAGAGGGATCTGACGGCTAAGATTAATGCTGGCAG GGGAGAAGGGACAGAAGGTGCCAGGTTATCGGAGATCTATGCGAAGCTGGAGGAGATTGAGGCAGACAAGGCCCCAGCGAG GGCATCCGTCATTCTCGCTGGGCTGGGCTTTAATGCAAACATGCAACAACAGACAACCAA AGAGTTTTCCGGAGGCTGGAGAATGAGACTGGCCTTAGCCAGAGCCCTGTTTGCCAG GCCAGATCTCCTTCTGCTGGATG aGCCAACGAACATGCTGGACGTGAGGGCCATTCTGTGGCTCGAGACCTACCTGCAG ACCTGGCAATCAACCATCCTCGTGGTGTCCCACGACAGGAACTTCCTGAACGCGGTGGCCACGGACATCATCCACCTGCACTCGCAGCGGCTGGACACATACCGTGGGGACTTTGAGAACTTCATGAAGATCAAGGAGGAGCGGCTGAAGAACCAGCAGCGAGAGTACGAAGCCCAGCAGCAGTACCGCGAGCACATCCAG GTTTTCATCGACCGTTTTCGCTACAATGCCAACCGAGCATCCCAAGTGCAGAGCAAGCTCAAGCTGTTGGAGAAGCT GCCAGAGCTGAAACCTGTGGACAAAGAGTCTGAGGTGATCATGAA GTTCCCCGATGGCTTTGAGAAGTTCTCCCCCCCAGTCCTGCAGCTAGACGAAGTAGACTTCTATTACAACCCAAGTCACTACATCTTTCGTTCCCTCTCCATCTCTGCTGACCTGGAGTCCCGCATCTGTGTG gTTGGGGAAAACGGAGCTGGCAAGTCCACCATGCTAAAGATCTTAATGGGGGAGCTGGCACCAGTCAGAGGGATCAGACATGCTCACAG AAACCTAAAGATTGGGTATTTCAGCCAGCACCATGTGGATCAACTGGACTTGAACATCAGTGCTGTAGAGTTGCTGGCAAGAAAGTTCCCAG GGAAGACGGAGGAGGAGTACCGGCATCAGCTGGGGAGCTACGGCGTCTCGGGGGACCTGGCTGTGCGTCCCGTGGCCAGCCTGTCTGGAG TCCAAACTTCTACATCCTGGATGAGCCAACAAATCACCTGGACATGGAGACCATCGAGGCGCTGGCAAAGGCACTGA
- the ABCF3 gene encoding ATP-binding cassette sub-family F member 3 isoform X3 has product MASCADILRSEFPDLDGEVFAYVTGILHASGADFESVDELVEAVGELLREVSQDGKDDGAIREICQRLFNTLQLDEGRAQRCSQVLLDAPIQLSQITDGYTDANADLLPGLLLKRGQTSMVNAKKLEKAEARLKAKQDKRMERDSLKSSGPLVLEEASASQAASKKETRMESSGKNKSYDVRIENFDVSFGERVLLAGADLNLAFGRRYGLVGRNGLGKTTLLKMIASRSLRIPLHISILHVEQEVAGDETPALQSVLECDTTRESLLREERDLTAKINAGRGEGTEGARLSEIYAKLEEIEADKAPAREFSGGWRMRLALARALFARPDLLLLDEPTNMLDVRAILWLETYLQTWQSTILVVSHDRNFLNAVATDIIHLHSQRLDTYRGDFENFMKIKEERLKNQQREYEAQQQYREHIQVFIDRFRYNANRASQVQSKLKLLEKLPELKPVDKESEVIMKFPDGFEKFSPPVLQLDEVDFYYNPSHYIFRSLSISADLESRICVVGENGAGKSTMLKILMGELAPVRGIRHAHRNLKIGYFSQHHVDQLDLNISAVELLARKFPGKTEEEYRHQLGSYGVSGDLAVRPVASLSGGQKSRVAFAQMTMSCPNFYILDEPTNHLDMETIEALAKALNKFRGGVILVSHDERFIRLVCQELWVCENTTVTRIEGGFDQYRDILKEQFQKEGFL; this is encoded by the exons ATGGCGTCGTGCGCCGACATCCTCCGCAGCGAGTTCCCCGACCTGGACGGCGAGGTCTTCGCTTACGTGACGG GGATCCTGCACGCCAGCGGGGCGGACTTCGAGTCGGTGGACGAGCTGGTGGAGGCGGTGGGGGAGCTGCTGCGGGAGGTGTCGCAGGACGGCAAGGACGACGGCGCCATCCGGGAGATCTGCCAGCGCCTCTTCAACACCCTGCAGCT GGACGAGGGCCGGGCCCAGCGCTGCAGCCAGGTGCTGCTGGACGCCCCCATCCAGCTCTCCCAGATCACCGACGGATACA CAGATGCCAACGCGGACCTGCTGCCGGGGCTGTTGCTGAAGAGAGGCCAGACCTCG ATGGTGAATGCAAAGAAACTGGAGAAGGCGGAAGCCAGGCTGAAAGCCAAGCAGGACAAGAGGATGGAGCGGGATTCCCTGAAGTCATCTGGTCCTCT GGTCCTTGAGGAGGCATCTGCCAGCCAAGCTGCCAGCAAGAAGGAGACTCGCATGGAGTCATCAGGCAAGAACAAGTCATATGATGTGCGCATCGAGAACTTCGATGTGTCCTTCGGTGAGCG TGTCCTACTGGCGGGAGCAGACCTGAACCTGGCGTTTGGACGGCGCTACGGGCTGGTGGGCAGGAACGGGCTGGGGAAGACCACGCTGTTGAAGATGATTGCCAGCCGGAGCCTGCGCATCCCCTTGCACATCAGCATCCTCCACGTggagcaggaggtggcaggggacGAGACGCCGGCGCTGCAGAGTGTGCTGGAGTGTGACACCACTCGTGAGAGTCTGCTGCGGGAGGAGAGGGATCTGACGGCTAAGATTAATGCTGGCAG GGGAGAAGGGACAGAAGGTGCCAGGTTATCGGAGATCTATGCGAAGCTGGAGGAGATTGAGGCAGACAAGGCCCCAGCGAG AGAGTTTTCCGGAGGCTGGAGAATGAGACTGGCCTTAGCCAGAGCCCTGTTTGCCAG GCCAGATCTCCTTCTGCTGGATG aGCCAACGAACATGCTGGACGTGAGGGCCATTCTGTGGCTCGAGACCTACCTGCAG ACCTGGCAATCAACCATCCTCGTGGTGTCCCACGACAGGAACTTCCTGAACGCGGTGGCCACGGACATCATCCACCTGCACTCGCAGCGGCTGGACACATACCGTGGGGACTTTGAGAACTTCATGAAGATCAAGGAGGAGCGGCTGAAGAACCAGCAGCGAGAGTACGAAGCCCAGCAGCAGTACCGCGAGCACATCCAG GTTTTCATCGACCGTTTTCGCTACAATGCCAACCGAGCATCCCAAGTGCAGAGCAAGCTCAAGCTGTTGGAGAAGCT GCCAGAGCTGAAACCTGTGGACAAAGAGTCTGAGGTGATCATGAA GTTCCCCGATGGCTTTGAGAAGTTCTCCCCCCCAGTCCTGCAGCTAGACGAAGTAGACTTCTATTACAACCCAAGTCACTACATCTTTCGTTCCCTCTCCATCTCTGCTGACCTGGAGTCCCGCATCTGTGTG gTTGGGGAAAACGGAGCTGGCAAGTCCACCATGCTAAAGATCTTAATGGGGGAGCTGGCACCAGTCAGAGGGATCAGACATGCTCACAG AAACCTAAAGATTGGGTATTTCAGCCAGCACCATGTGGATCAACTGGACTTGAACATCAGTGCTGTAGAGTTGCTGGCAAGAAAGTTCCCAG GGAAGACGGAGGAGGAGTACCGGCATCAGCTGGGGAGCTACGGCGTCTCGGGGGACCTGGCTGTGCGTCCCGTGGCCAGCCTGTCTGGAGGTCAGAAGAGTCGCGTGGCCTTTGCCCAGATGACTATGTCCTG TCCAAACTTCTACATCCTGGATGAGCCAACAAATCACCTGGACATGGAGACCATCGAGGCGCTGGCAAAGGCACTGAATAAGTTCCGG GGTGGTGTAATTCTGGTGTCCCACGACGAGCGCTTCATCCGCCTGGTGTGCCAGGAGCTGTGGGTGTGCGAGAACACCACCGTGACCCGCATCGAGGGCGGCTTTGACCAGTACAGAGACATCCTGAAGGAGCAGTTCCAGAAGGAGGGTTTCCTATAA
- the AP2M1 gene encoding AP-2 complex subunit mu, whose protein sequence is MIGGLFIYNHKGEVLISRVYRDDIGRNAVDAFRVNVIHARQQVRSPVTNIARTSFFHVKRSNIWLAAVTKQNVNAAMVFEFLYKMCDVMTAYFGKISEENIKNNFVLIYELLDEILDFGYPQNSETGALKTFITQQGIKSQTKEEQSQITSQVTGQIGWRREGIKYRRNELFLDVLESVNLLMSPQGQVLSAHVSGRVVMKSYLSGMPECKFGMNDKIVIEKQGKGTADETGKSGKQSIAIDDCTFHQCVRLSKFDSERSISFIPPDGEFELMRYRTTKDIILPFRVIPLVREVGRTKLEVKVVIKSNFKPSLLAQKIEVRIPTPLNTSGVQVICMKGKAKYKASENAIVWKIKRMAGMKESQISAEIELLPTNDKKKWARPPISMNFEVPFAPSGLKVRYLKVFEPKLNYSDHDVIKWVRYIGRSGIYETRC, encoded by the exons ATGATCGGAGGCTTATTCATCTATAATCACAAAGGAGAGGTTTTAATCTCTCGAGTCTACCGGGATGACATTGG GCGGAATGCTGTCGACGCCTTCCGCGTCAATGTCATCCACGCACGGCAGCAGGTACGCTCGCCTGTCACCAACATCGCCCGCACAAGTTTCTTCCATGTCAAGCGTTCCAACATCTGGCTGGCTGCTGTCACCAAGCAGAATGTCAATGCTGCCATGGTATTCGAGTTTCTTTACAAGATGTGTGACGTGATGACTGCCTACTTCGGGAAGATCAGTGAGGAGAACATAAAGAACAACTTTGTGCTGATCTATGAGCTGCTGGATG AAATCCTGGACTTTGGCTATCCTCAGAACTCTGAAACAGGGGCCCTGAAGACCTTCATCACTCAGCAAGGCATCAAGAGTCAG acaAAGGAAGAGCAGTCCCAGATCACGAGCCAGGTGACTGGACAGATTGGATGGAGACGTGAAGGGATCAAATATCGTCGCAATGAACTCTTTCTTGATGTGCTGGAGAGCGTGAATCTCTTGATGTCCCCGCAGG GTCAGGTTTTGAGTGCCCACGTCTCTGGCAGAGTGGTGATGAAGAGTTATCTGAGTGGAATGCCAGAGTGCAAGTTTGGCATGAATGACAAGATTGTAATTGAGAAACAGGGCAAAGGGACTGCGGATGAAACGGGGAAAAG CGGCAAACAGTCAATTGCCATCGACGACTGCACTTTCCACCAGTGTGTGAGGCTCAGCAAGTTTGATTCTGAGAGGAGCATCAGCTTCATTCCACCAGATGGAGAGTTTGAGCTCATGAG ATACCGAACCACTAAGGACATCATCCTTCCCTTCCGTGTGATTCCCCTGGTGCGGGAGGTGGGTCGGACCAAGCTGGAAGTGAAGGTGGTGATCAAATCAAATTTCAAACCTTCCTTGCTGGCCCAGAAGATAgag GTCCGGATCCCAACACCCCTCAATACCAGTGGAGTGCAAGTCATCTGTATGAAAGGGAAGGCAAAGTACAAGGCCAGTGAGAATGCCATTGTCTGGAA GATAAAGCGTATGGCTGGAATGAAGGAATCCCAGATCAGTGCGGAGATTGAACTGCTGCCCACCAATGACAAGAAGAAGTGGGCTCGGCCCCCGATCTCCATGAACTTTGAG GTCCCGTTTGCGCCCTCTGGGCTGAAGGTGCGCTACCTGAAAGTCTTTGAGCCAAAGCTGAACTACAGTGACCATGATGTGATAAAATGGGTGAGGTACATCGGCAGGAGCGGGATCTACGAGACCAGATGCTAG
- the ABCF3 gene encoding ATP-binding cassette sub-family F member 3 isoform X2, which translates to MASCADILRSEFPDLDGEVFAYVTGILHASGADFESVDELVEAVGELLREVSQDGKDDGAIREICQRLFNTLQLDEGRAQRCSQVLLDAPIQLSQITDGYNANADLLPGLLLKRGQTSMVNAKKLEKAEARLKAKQDKRMERDSLKSSGPLVLEEASASQAASKKETRMESSGKNKSYDVRIENFDVSFGERVLLAGADLNLAFGRRYGLVGRNGLGKTTLLKMIASRSLRIPLHISILHVEQEVAGDETPALQSVLECDTTRESLLREERDLTAKINAGRGEGTEGARLSEIYAKLEEIEADKAPARASVILAGLGFNANMQQQTTKEFSGGWRMRLALARALFARPDLLLLDEPTNMLDVRAILWLETYLQTWQSTILVVSHDRNFLNAVATDIIHLHSQRLDTYRGDFENFMKIKEERLKNQQREYEAQQQYREHIQVFIDRFRYNANRASQVQSKLKLLEKLPELKPVDKESEVIMKFPDGFEKFSPPVLQLDEVDFYYNPSHYIFRSLSISADLESRICVVGENGAGKSTMLKILMGELAPVRGIRHAHRNLKIGYFSQHHVDQLDLNISAVELLARKFPGKTEEEYRHQLGSYGVSGDLAVRPVASLSGGQKSRVAFAQMTMSCPNFYILDEPTNHLDMETIEALAKALNKFRGGVILVSHDERFIRLVCQELWVCENTTVTRIEGGFDQYRDILKEQFQKEGFL; encoded by the exons ATGGCGTCGTGCGCCGACATCCTCCGCAGCGAGTTCCCCGACCTGGACGGCGAGGTCTTCGCTTACGTGACGG GGATCCTGCACGCCAGCGGGGCGGACTTCGAGTCGGTGGACGAGCTGGTGGAGGCGGTGGGGGAGCTGCTGCGGGAGGTGTCGCAGGACGGCAAGGACGACGGCGCCATCCGGGAGATCTGCCAGCGCCTCTTCAACACCCTGCAGCT GGACGAGGGCCGGGCCCAGCGCTGCAGCCAGGTGCTGCTGGACGCCCCCATCCAGCTCTCCCAGATCACCGACGGATACA ATGCCAACGCGGACCTGCTGCCGGGGCTGTTGCTGAAGAGAGGCCAGACCTCG ATGGTGAATGCAAAGAAACTGGAGAAGGCGGAAGCCAGGCTGAAAGCCAAGCAGGACAAGAGGATGGAGCGGGATTCCCTGAAGTCATCTGGTCCTCT GGTCCTTGAGGAGGCATCTGCCAGCCAAGCTGCCAGCAAGAAGGAGACTCGCATGGAGTCATCAGGCAAGAACAAGTCATATGATGTGCGCATCGAGAACTTCGATGTGTCCTTCGGTGAGCG TGTCCTACTGGCGGGAGCAGACCTGAACCTGGCGTTTGGACGGCGCTACGGGCTGGTGGGCAGGAACGGGCTGGGGAAGACCACGCTGTTGAAGATGATTGCCAGCCGGAGCCTGCGCATCCCCTTGCACATCAGCATCCTCCACGTggagcaggaggtggcaggggacGAGACGCCGGCGCTGCAGAGTGTGCTGGAGTGTGACACCACTCGTGAGAGTCTGCTGCGGGAGGAGAGGGATCTGACGGCTAAGATTAATGCTGGCAG GGGAGAAGGGACAGAAGGTGCCAGGTTATCGGAGATCTATGCGAAGCTGGAGGAGATTGAGGCAGACAAGGCCCCAGCGAG GGCATCCGTCATTCTCGCTGGGCTGGGCTTTAATGCAAACATGCAACAACAGACAACCAA AGAGTTTTCCGGAGGCTGGAGAATGAGACTGGCCTTAGCCAGAGCCCTGTTTGCCAG GCCAGATCTCCTTCTGCTGGATG aGCCAACGAACATGCTGGACGTGAGGGCCATTCTGTGGCTCGAGACCTACCTGCAG ACCTGGCAATCAACCATCCTCGTGGTGTCCCACGACAGGAACTTCCTGAACGCGGTGGCCACGGACATCATCCACCTGCACTCGCAGCGGCTGGACACATACCGTGGGGACTTTGAGAACTTCATGAAGATCAAGGAGGAGCGGCTGAAGAACCAGCAGCGAGAGTACGAAGCCCAGCAGCAGTACCGCGAGCACATCCAG GTTTTCATCGACCGTTTTCGCTACAATGCCAACCGAGCATCCCAAGTGCAGAGCAAGCTCAAGCTGTTGGAGAAGCT GCCAGAGCTGAAACCTGTGGACAAAGAGTCTGAGGTGATCATGAA GTTCCCCGATGGCTTTGAGAAGTTCTCCCCCCCAGTCCTGCAGCTAGACGAAGTAGACTTCTATTACAACCCAAGTCACTACATCTTTCGTTCCCTCTCCATCTCTGCTGACCTGGAGTCCCGCATCTGTGTG gTTGGGGAAAACGGAGCTGGCAAGTCCACCATGCTAAAGATCTTAATGGGGGAGCTGGCACCAGTCAGAGGGATCAGACATGCTCACAG AAACCTAAAGATTGGGTATTTCAGCCAGCACCATGTGGATCAACTGGACTTGAACATCAGTGCTGTAGAGTTGCTGGCAAGAAAGTTCCCAG GGAAGACGGAGGAGGAGTACCGGCATCAGCTGGGGAGCTACGGCGTCTCGGGGGACCTGGCTGTGCGTCCCGTGGCCAGCCTGTCTGGAGGTCAGAAGAGTCGCGTGGCCTTTGCCCAGATGACTATGTCCTG TCCAAACTTCTACATCCTGGATGAGCCAACAAATCACCTGGACATGGAGACCATCGAGGCGCTGGCAAAGGCACTGAATAAGTTCCGG GGTGGTGTAATTCTGGTGTCCCACGACGAGCGCTTCATCCGCCTGGTGTGCCAGGAGCTGTGGGTGTGCGAGAACACCACCGTGACCCGCATCGAGGGCGGCTTTGACCAGTACAGAGACATCCTGAAGGAGCAGTTCCAGAAGGAGGGTTTCCTATAA